Proteins from one Labrenzia sp. CE80 genomic window:
- a CDS encoding N-acetyltransferase has product MPELIRESVASDLPALETLYPLAFPDEDLLPLLRDLFASDCDLLSLVAETDGAVVGHVVFTMVQVGGTDAKAALLGPVAVAPNRQKQGIGSALIERGFGLLADENVSYIFVLGDPAYYGRFGFGPESKVVTPFEIPAEWREGWQSRTLSDGASDVSGTLVVPDPWNKRDLWAPPE; this is encoded by the coding sequence ATGCCCGAACTGATCCGCGAAAGCGTTGCCTCCGACTTGCCAGCTCTTGAGACGCTCTATCCTCTGGCGTTTCCGGACGAGGACCTCCTGCCGTTGCTGCGGGACTTGTTTGCTTCTGATTGCGATCTTCTGTCGCTCGTTGCAGAAACCGACGGAGCAGTCGTGGGGCATGTTGTCTTCACGATGGTGCAAGTCGGCGGAACGGACGCGAAAGCAGCCCTGCTTGGACCGGTCGCCGTCGCCCCGAACCGGCAGAAGCAGGGAATTGGATCGGCCCTCATCGAAAGGGGCTTCGGCTTACTGGCTGATGAGAACGTGTCCTACATTTTCGTTCTGGGAGATCCCGCCTATTACGGCAGATTCGGATTTGGCCCAGAGAGCAAAGTCGTGACGCCCTTCGAGATTCCGGCGGAATGGCGCGAGGGCTGGCAATCGAGAACCTTGTCCGATGGCGCGAGCGATGTGTCGGGCACGCTGGTCGTGCCGGACCCGTGGAACAAGCGCGATCTCTGGGCACCGCCCGAATAA